A region of Candidatus Baltobacteraceae bacterium DNA encodes the following proteins:
- a CDS encoding alpha/beta hydrolase domain-containing protein — protein sequence MNRWGRLLVAIAVFTVPATAASAHVDGVDVASRGPYLAGRSFGSAGPYERIVGRMHFADDPRAARNKAIVDLDRAPRDKHGLVESAGDLEILTPRNPAKRNGTVLFEVSNRGGRSLPAWFDLASGHGPDDPGDGFLLDAGYTLAWVGWQFDVPRDAKHLRLDVPVVTENGKPITGLVRDDDVPSERSSYMDLAHRGHVPYPVVDPNDPANVLTVRDEVNGPRIVIPRSAWRFATDRPAIRYDAGFTPGKIYELVYRATNPVPVGLGLAAVRDAVSYLKYDPHAIVPAKRAYGFGISQSGRFLRHFFYQGFNRDERDREVFDAILAHVAGAGRGSFNHRFAQPSRDGPSFSSFFYPTDLPPFTLDGGIDPAVKIVLTNSSYGYWGRAASLTHTTIDASRDAALSPNVREYLLAGGQHFSLPIDTGREPFLQNQPDILDYRYMMRALLVDLDAWVRRGTKPPASRIPTIAAKTLVPLDRVAFPTIPGVTFPQYYRMVYRVDYGSRFASDGIVDNEPPLVGAAYPVLLPQVDADGTDLAGIRLPEIAVPLATYTGWNLRSPSVGAPAKTSDFYGSFLPFAQTRARRLATGDPRLSIEERYPSEDVYLALYAAASRILVRQRLVLAADRPALLDRARRLWMRVHQP from the coding sequence ATGAACCGATGGGGCCGGCTATTGGTCGCGATCGCGGTTTTTACCGTGCCCGCAACCGCTGCGAGCGCGCACGTGGACGGCGTCGATGTGGCGAGTCGCGGCCCGTACCTGGCGGGCCGCTCGTTCGGTTCGGCCGGCCCCTACGAGCGCATCGTCGGCCGGATGCACTTTGCCGACGATCCTCGCGCCGCGCGCAATAAAGCGATCGTCGATCTCGATCGAGCGCCGCGCGACAAGCATGGATTGGTGGAATCCGCCGGCGATCTGGAGATCTTAACGCCCAGAAATCCCGCAAAACGCAACGGGACCGTGCTCTTCGAAGTGAGCAATCGCGGGGGCCGCTCGCTGCCCGCGTGGTTCGATCTCGCGAGCGGCCACGGTCCCGACGATCCGGGCGATGGATTTTTACTCGATGCCGGATACACGCTCGCGTGGGTCGGCTGGCAATTCGACGTTCCTCGCGATGCAAAACATCTGCGTCTCGACGTGCCCGTCGTAACGGAAAACGGGAAGCCGATTACCGGACTCGTGCGCGACGACGACGTGCCGTCGGAACGCTCGTCGTACATGGACCTGGCGCATCGCGGACATGTTCCCTACCCGGTCGTCGATCCGAACGACCCGGCGAACGTGCTGACGGTTCGCGACGAGGTGAACGGTCCGCGGATCGTGATACCCCGCAGTGCGTGGCGATTCGCAACCGATCGGCCCGCGATCCGTTACGACGCGGGATTTACGCCCGGCAAAATCTACGAACTCGTGTATCGTGCGACCAATCCAGTGCCGGTCGGGTTGGGTTTGGCTGCCGTTCGCGACGCCGTTTCGTATCTCAAGTACGATCCGCATGCGATCGTTCCGGCAAAGCGCGCGTATGGATTCGGTATCTCGCAGAGCGGCCGCTTTCTCCGCCACTTTTTTTACCAAGGCTTCAATCGCGACGAACGCGACCGAGAAGTCTTCGATGCGATCCTCGCTCACGTTGCGGGCGCCGGTCGCGGGAGCTTCAACCACCGGTTCGCGCAGCCGTCGCGCGACGGACCGAGCTTTTCATCGTTTTTCTATCCGACCGATCTCCCGCCGTTCACCCTCGACGGAGGGATCGATCCCGCGGTTAAGATCGTTCTCACCAATTCGTCCTACGGATACTGGGGCCGTGCGGCATCGCTGACGCATACTACGATCGACGCCTCGCGCGACGCCGCCTTGTCACCGAACGTGCGCGAATACTTGCTCGCCGGCGGGCAGCATTTTTCGCTGCCGATCGATACGGGTCGAGAACCGTTCCTGCAAAATCAACCGGATATTCTCGACTACCGGTATATGATGCGCGCGCTCTTGGTGGACCTCGATGCGTGGGTACGTCGCGGTACGAAGCCGCCTGCGAGCCGAATCCCGACAATTGCGGCCAAGACGCTCGTGCCGCTCGATCGCGTCGCTTTCCCAACGATCCCCGGCGTGACGTTTCCGCAGTACTATCGCATGGTCTATCGCGTCGACTACGGTTCGCGATTCGCAAGCGACGGAATAGTCGATAACGAGCCGCCGCTCGTGGGCGCCGCGTATCCCGTGCTGCTGCCGCAAGTCGATGCGGACGGCACCGACCTCGCCGGCATCCGCCTGCCGGAGATCGCCGTGCCGCTGGCAACCTACACGGGGTGGAATTTGCGCAGTCCATCGGTCGGCGCTCCCGCGAAGACGTCGGATTTTTACGGCTCGTTTCTCCCGTTCGCTCAAACGCGCGCGCGGCGGCTGGCAACCGGCGATCCGCGACTCTCGATCGAGGAACGCTATCCAAGCGAAGACGTCTACTTGGCGCTCTATGCGGCTGCATCGCGAATACTGGTGCGCCAACGCCTCGTGCTTGCGGCGGATCGGCCGGCGCTGCTAGACCGAGCGCGGCGGCTGTGG
- a CDS encoding Fur family transcriptional regulator, whose protein sequence is MVQWRQLMTDSLTSAQPHLAKNYRFVYEIVREQGRGTHLAMSDVYALAKDRQPGIGFTTVYRALARLRDMGLVAEILLPGADSAYYEPSGAAHAHFRCDRCGSVQDVDYQIPKRVVGDLARTHGVEVSEVLVSLHGRCAACRSAQPA, encoded by the coding sequence ATGGTACAATGGCGCCAGCTTATGACCGACAGCCTCACCTCCGCCCAGCCCCATTTGGCCAAAAACTACCGCTTCGTGTACGAGATCGTCCGCGAACAGGGCCGAGGTACGCACTTGGCTATGTCCGACGTCTACGCCCTCGCGAAGGACCGGCAGCCGGGCATCGGTTTCACGACCGTCTATCGAGCGCTCGCCCGTTTGCGCGACATGGGCCTGGTCGCCGAGATTCTGCTTCCGGGAGCGGATAGCGCGTACTACGAACCCTCGGGCGCGGCCCACGCGCATTTTCGCTGCGACCGCTGCGGCAGCGTGCAAGACGTCGACTACCAAATCCCCAAACGCGTCGTCGGCGATCTCGCTCGTACGCATGGCGTCGAAGTGAGCGAGGTTCTCGTGAGCCTGCACGGCCGCTGCGCGGCGTGTCGAAGCGCTCAACCGGCGTAG